The following nucleotide sequence is from Nocardioides eburneiflavus.
CCAGGGCGGCCACCTGCTCGTCGAGCCGCGTCAGGACGGCGTCCACGGCGTCACGCAGGGCGAGCACGAGCGCGGTGTCGAGCACGTCCTGGCTGGTGAGGCCCCGATGCAGCCAACGAGCGGCCTCGGGGTGGGGGCCGGCCAGCCGCTCACGGACGTCCGCGAGGAGCGGGATCACGACGTTGCCCCCTGCCTCGGAGGCCACCGCGAGAGCCTGGAGGTCGAGCCGGGCGGCCAGGGGCTCCACGTCCACCTGGGCGGCCGAGGGGGCGACACCGGCGGCCACCAGGGCCGCGAGCCAGGCGCTCTCGACGCGGAGCGCTGCCCGGACGACGGCCGCGTCCGTGAGGTGGTCGCCGGCGCGGTGGTCGCCCGGCCACAGCAGGTCGGCCATCAGGCCTCGCCGAAGTCGAGGAAGACGGTCTCGTCCGTGCCCTGCAGCCGGATGTCGAAGACGTAACCATCGGCGTCCTCGCCGGCGACGAGGGTGTGCCGACGGTCCTCGGGCACCGAGGTCAGCACCGGGTCACCGGCGGCCACGGCGTCCTCGAGGGACAGGTAGGCGCGGGTGACCAGGCGGTGCAGGAGACCGCGGGCGAAGACGGTCACCGCGAAGAAGGGCGTCTGCACTCCCGCCGTCGCGCCCGGGCGGACGGTGGTGAAGGAGTAGTGGCCGGTGTCGTCCACGGGCGTGCGGCCGAAGCCGGTGAAGGTCCAGCAGTCGCGGGCCCGGGACCCCTGCACCTGGGCGACCCGGCCGTGCTCGTCGGCCTGCCACAGCTCGATCAGGGCGTCGGGCACCGGCTCTCCCGCCCCGTCGTACACGGTGCCGTGCAGCCGGATCGCGGCCGGGTGGCTGCGTGGGACGAGGTCGGCTCCGCCGTCGAAGGGGAGCGCGTAGCCGAAGAAGGGGCCGACGGTCTGGCCGGGCGTGGGCGGCAGCCCGGTCGAGTCCGTGCTCATGCGGTCTCCTCCTCCATCGGGGTCCGGCGGCTGCCGGTCAGCACGATGTCCCACGTGTACCCGGTGGCCCACTCGTGCTGGGTCACGTCGTGGTCGTAGGTCGCCACCAGCCGCGCACGGGCGGCGGGGTCGACGATCGCCTGGTAGATCGGGTCGAGGGCGAACAGCGGGTCGCCCGGGAAGTACATCTGGGTGACCAGCCGCTGGGTGAAGTCGGTCCCGAAGAGGGAGAAGTGGATGTGCGCGGGACGCCACGCGTTGCGGTGGTTCCTCCACGGGTACGGACCGGGCTTGATGGTGGTGAAGCGGTAGCGGCCCTCGTCGTCGGTGAGCATGCGGCCGACGCCGGTGAAGTGCGGGTCGATCGGGGCGGGGTGCTGGTCCCGCTTGTGGATGTAGCGCCCGGCCGAGTTGGCCTGCCAGATCTCGACGAGCTGCCGTCGGACCGGGCGGCCCTCGCCGTCGAGCACGCGACCGGTGACGACCATCCGCTCGCCCACGGGCTCGCCACCGTCCTGGATCGTGAGGTCGGACTCGAGGCGG
It contains:
- the pcaG gene encoding protocatechuate 3,4-dioxygenase subunit alpha; its protein translation is MSTDSTGLPPTPGQTVGPFFGYALPFDGGADLVPRSHPAAIRLHGTVYDGAGEPVPDALIELWQADEHGRVAQVQGSRARDCWTFTGFGRTPVDDTGHYSFTTVRPGATAGVQTPFFAVTVFARGLLHRLVTRAYLSLEDAVAAGDPVLTSVPEDRRHTLVAGEDADGYVFDIRLQGTDETVFLDFGEA
- the pcaH gene encoding protocatechuate 3,4-dioxygenase subunit beta; translation: MTQTSEPLSSGPDSASASQSAIDAEMAAISTAYDASLRQGGRAETQPRLDYAPYRSSLLRHPTKDLHHADPEGVELFAPVFGHRDVGRLESDLTIQDGGEPVGERMVVTGRVLDGEGRPVRRQLVEIWQANSAGRYIHKRDQHPAPIDPHFTGVGRMLTDDEGRYRFTTIKPGPYPWRNHRNAWRPAHIHFSLFGTDFTQRLVTQMYFPGDPLFALDPIYQAIVDPAARARLVATYDHDVTQHEWATGYTWDIVLTGSRRTPMEEETA